In Xanthomonas sp. SI, the following are encoded in one genomic region:
- a CDS encoding Tex family protein has protein sequence MHDTQLAQQIANTIAAEIGAQPAQARAAIALLDEGASVPFIARYRKEVTGGLDDTQLRNLETRLTYLRELEDRRAAVLASIDEQGKLSAELRAEIVAADTKSRLEDLYLPYKPKRRTRAQIAREAGLEPLADGLLADPSLTPDSVAAGFVDAEKGVADVKAALEGARAILMERWGEDAALVGELRGWLADVGVIRARVAEGKEQEGAKYRDYFDHAEALAKIPSHRLLALFRARREEIVYLELDPGSDAEAGHQYAEGRVAVRAGIANQGRPGDRWLLDACRLTWRAKLHMHLLLDLFNQAREKAEAEAIAVFGDNLQDLMLAAPAGARVTLGLDPGIRTGCKIAVVDATGKLLATDTIYPHEPRKQWDQSLQTLRQLCAQHGVELIAIGNGTASRETDKLAADLIKQNPQLTLEKIVVSEAGASVYSASEFAAKEFPQLDVSLRGAVSIARRLQDPLAELVKIEPKAIGVGQYQHDVDQYRLARALDARVEDCVNAVGVHVNTASAALLSRVSGLSASVAENIVRHRDDNGPFKRRKDLLKVPRLGDKTFEQCAGFLRIADGDEPLDASSVHPEAYPVVERIVGATGKPIKALIGDGGFLRALKPDQFTDEKFGVPTVRDILKELEKPGRDPRPEFKAARFADGVEDIKDLKPGMVLEGVVSNVAAFGAFVDIGVHQDGLVHISALSDSYVKDPRDVVKAGDIVKVKVLEVDVARKRIALTRRLDDAPAPASARSGERDGGARPAPGAPRRERDARGGNGGSGNGKPRAPTAPPLNSALADAFARAKRN, from the coding sequence ATGCACGACACTCAGCTCGCCCAGCAGATCGCCAATACCATCGCCGCCGAGATCGGCGCGCAGCCGGCCCAGGCCCGCGCCGCCATCGCCCTGCTCGACGAAGGCGCCAGCGTTCCGTTCATCGCGCGCTACCGCAAGGAAGTCACCGGCGGCCTCGACGACACCCAGCTGCGCAACCTGGAAACCCGCCTGACCTATCTGCGCGAGCTGGAAGACCGCCGCGCCGCGGTGCTGGCCAGCATCGACGAGCAGGGCAAGCTCAGCGCCGAATTGCGCGCGGAGATCGTCGCCGCCGATACCAAGTCGCGGCTGGAAGATCTGTACCTGCCGTACAAGCCCAAGCGCCGCACCCGCGCGCAGATCGCGCGCGAAGCCGGCCTCGAGCCGCTGGCCGATGGTCTGCTGGCCGATCCGTCGCTGACCCCGGACAGTGTCGCCGCCGGCTTCGTCGATGCCGAGAAGGGCGTGGCCGACGTCAAGGCGGCGCTGGAAGGCGCGCGCGCGATCCTGATGGAGCGCTGGGGCGAGGACGCCGCGCTGGTCGGCGAACTGCGCGGCTGGCTCGCCGACGTCGGTGTGATCCGCGCGCGCGTGGCCGAAGGCAAGGAGCAGGAAGGCGCCAAGTACCGCGACTACTTCGACCACGCCGAGGCGCTGGCCAAGATTCCCTCGCACCGGCTGCTGGCGCTGTTCCGCGCACGCCGCGAGGAAATCGTCTATCTGGAACTGGACCCGGGCAGCGATGCCGAGGCCGGCCACCAGTACGCCGAAGGCCGCGTCGCGGTGCGTGCCGGCATCGCCAACCAGGGCCGTCCCGGCGACCGCTGGCTGCTCGACGCGTGCCGCCTGACCTGGCGCGCCAAGCTGCACATGCACCTGCTGCTGGACCTGTTCAACCAGGCGCGCGAGAAGGCCGAGGCCGAGGCGATCGCGGTGTTCGGCGACAACCTGCAGGACCTGATGCTGGCCGCGCCGGCCGGCGCGCGGGTGACCCTGGGCCTGGATCCGGGCATCCGTACCGGCTGCAAGATCGCGGTGGTCGATGCCACCGGCAAGCTGCTCGCCACCGACACCATCTATCCGCACGAGCCGCGCAAGCAGTGGGACCAGTCGCTGCAAACGCTCCGGCAGTTGTGCGCGCAGCATGGCGTGGAGTTGATCGCGATCGGCAACGGCACCGCCAGCCGTGAGACCGACAAGCTCGCCGCCGACCTGATCAAGCAGAACCCGCAGCTGACGCTGGAGAAGATCGTGGTCAGCGAGGCCGGCGCGTCGGTGTATTCGGCGTCCGAATTCGCGGCCAAGGAATTCCCGCAACTGGACGTGTCGCTGCGCGGCGCGGTGTCGATCGCGCGGCGCCTGCAGGATCCGCTGGCCGAACTGGTCAAGATCGAGCCCAAGGCGATCGGCGTGGGCCAGTACCAGCACGACGTGGACCAGTACCGCCTGGCGCGGGCGCTGGATGCGCGGGTGGAGGACTGCGTCAACGCGGTCGGCGTGCACGTCAACACCGCTTCGGCGGCGCTGCTGTCGCGCGTGTCCGGGCTGTCGGCCAGCGTGGCCGAGAACATCGTCCGCCACCGCGACGACAACGGCCCGTTCAAGCGCCGCAAGGACCTGCTGAAGGTGCCGCGGCTGGGCGACAAGACCTTCGAGCAATGCGCCGGCTTCCTGCGCATCGCCGATGGCGACGAGCCGCTGGACGCCTCGTCGGTGCACCCGGAAGCGTATCCGGTGGTGGAGCGCATCGTCGGCGCCACCGGCAAGCCGATCAAGGCGCTGATCGGCGACGGCGGGTTCCTGCGCGCGCTCAAGCCGGACCAGTTCACCGACGAAAAGTTCGGCGTGCCGACCGTGCGCGACATCCTCAAGGAACTGGAGAAGCCAGGCCGCGATCCACGTCCGGAGTTCAAGGCCGCGCGCTTCGCCGACGGCGTGGAGGACATCAAGGACCTCAAGCCGGGCATGGTGCTCGAAGGCGTGGTCAGCAACGTGGCCGCGTTCGGCGCCTTCGTCGATATCGGCGTGCACCAGGACGGCCTGGTGCACATCTCCGCGTTGTCCGACAGCTACGTCAAGGATCCGCGCGATGTGGTCAAGGCCGGCGATATCGTCAAGGTCAAGGTGCTGGAAGTGGATGTGGCGCGCAAGCGCATCGCGCTGACCCGGCGCCTGGACGATGCGCCTGCACCGGCGTCGGCGCGTAGTGGAGAGCGCGATGGCGGCGCGCGTCCGGCGCCGGGCGCGCCGCGGCGCGAGCGCGATGCGCGCGGCGGCAATGGTGGCAGTGGCAACGGCAAGCCGCGCGCACCGACTGCGCCGCCATTGAACAGCGCCTTGGCCGACGCGTTCGCCCGCGCCAAGCGCAACTAA